Proteins found in one Aethina tumida isolate Nest 87 chromosome 1, icAetTumi1.1, whole genome shotgun sequence genomic segment:
- the LOC109597589 gene encoding uncharacterized protein LOC109597589 — protein MDGVSRRKTQIITILFMCAGLLYNLWVATCCEECSVTAEEKYCLNEQLGYTSNEDHTICISNTASFLNSSEFMNYVIDEDESWDQTDPGTYVLIFNEDQMDQEDTPSSDELVDISACFKNSEQLFYKF, from the exons ATGGACGGGGTTAGTCGCAGAAAGACCCAGATTATAACTATACTATTCATGTGTGCtggtttattatacaatttatggGTAGCTACATGTTGCGAAGAGTGTTCAGTCACCGCTG aagaaaaatacTGCCTTAATGAGCAATTAGGTTATACGAGCAATGAGGATCACACTATCTGCATAAGCAACACAGCTTCGTTCCTAAATTCATCCGAGTTCATGAATTATGTGATTGATGAAGATGAATCTTGGGATCAGACTGACCCAGGAACTT ATGTCCTCATTTTCAATGAGGACCAAATGGATCAAGAAGACACTCCGTCATCTGACGAATTAGTTGACATTTCTGCATGTTTCAAAAACTCGGAGCAgcttttctataaattttga
- the LOC126265254 gene encoding uncharacterized protein LOC126265254 — translation MLCYIKYIDYSIFSKQQASNVKYTVPDPKAVNKILLVHIFCPIQLILDYICNEIGYFGGNSNIDLVSPKGKRVHVNRHVQNTHGSKILVAEETYFVVLATKTPEGKVYIPILDMASEDYIYYFDPPQKKMEIKEEPDTKNKTQVKRSHTNKKHPRHEPVDDIPPNSVGLQIQRPNVEESQINAE, via the exons ATGCTTTGTTACATTAAGTACATTG ATTACTCCATATTTTCGAAACAGCAGGCAAGCAATGTGAAATACACTGTGCCAGACCCAAAAgctgtcaataaaattttgcttgTACATATATTTTGCCCAATCCAGTTAATTTTGGATTATATTTGCAATGAAATAGGATACTTCGGAGGAAATA GTAACATAGATCTAGTATCCCCAAAAGGCAAGCGTGTACATGTAAACAGGCATGTCCAGAACACTCATGGATCGAAAATATTGGTTGCTGAAGAAACGTACTTTGTAGTTCTTGCTACTA aaaCCCCTGAAGGAAAAGTTTATATACCAATATTGGATATGGCATCAGAggactatatttattatttcgatCCTCCTCAAAAG aaaatggaaattaaGGAAGAGCCCGACACCAAAAACAAGACACAAGTTAAGAGATcccatacaaataaaaaacatccaAGACATGAACCAGTTGACGACATACCACCGAATTCTGTTGGATTGCAGATCCAACGTCCCAACGTTGAAGAAAGTCAAATTAACGCAGAATAA